Proteins from a genomic interval of Chroococcidiopsis thermalis PCC 7203:
- a CDS encoding Tic20 family protein produces MAWRGSTTVQERIFACLPYLLPLMHGFAFGVFLLREFPVLQYLFLPLIPLLQIYSSIPFASLIVFFALYLLVVRNESISHFIRFNTMQAILIDIVIFLCGLVLPILAPIPGASFATQTIASTIFLGIVAAVAFAVTQSLRGKYAEIPALSDAVHMQVR; encoded by the coding sequence AGCGAATCTTTGCTTGTTTACCATATTTACTGCCCTTGATGCATGGGTTTGCATTTGGCGTTTTCTTACTGCGAGAATTTCCAGTTCTACAATATCTATTTCTACCGCTGATACCTTTATTGCAAATATACAGTAGTATACCTTTTGCTAGTTTAATCGTCTTTTTTGCTTTATATCTATTGGTAGTTAGAAATGAAAGCATCAGCCACTTTATTCGTTTCAATACCATGCAAGCAATTTTAATTGATATTGTAATATTTTTGTGTGGGTTGGTGCTGCCAATTTTGGCTCCAATTCCTGGGGCTAGTTTTGCCACGCAGACTATAGCCAGTACAATTTTCCTTGGAATAGTGGCAGCTGTAGCGTTTGCTGTAACTCAGTCTCTAAGAGGAAAATATGCAGAAATTCCTGCTCTCTCTGATGCAGTTCATATGCAGGTGAGATAG
- a CDS encoding fumarylacetoacetate hydrolase family protein: MAQRYIRVQSLEGRIYYGILQLSLEVLLLDAPPWLQGQPTEESLTPDEYQILAPCAPSKIVAVGKNYVEHAAEMGSSVPKEPLLFLKPPSAVIATATEIKYPQQSRRVDYEGELALVIGDRTSDCTPEQAQKKIWGYTIANDITARDLQRQDSQWTRAKGFDTFCPLGPWIVREINPSAQLQTFLNDNPQPVQSASIEEMVYSPSVLVSYISQVMTLLPGDVVLTGTPPGVGVLNAGDRIRVEIEGIGRLENTVILRYANENSESTIQNL, encoded by the coding sequence ATGGCGCAACGCTACATTCGAGTTCAATCTCTAGAGGGACGCATCTACTACGGCATACTCCAACTTAGCTTGGAAGTTCTGCTATTAGATGCTCCGCCTTGGTTACAAGGACAGCCTACGGAGGAAAGCTTAACACCAGATGAATATCAGATTCTCGCACCTTGCGCTCCCTCCAAAATCGTAGCAGTGGGTAAAAACTACGTGGAACATGCAGCAGAAATGGGTTCAAGTGTACCGAAGGAACCTTTGTTGTTTCTGAAGCCACCTTCAGCAGTGATTGCCACGGCGACGGAAATTAAATACCCGCAACAGTCGAGACGGGTAGACTATGAAGGAGAATTAGCTTTAGTGATTGGCGATCGCACGTCAGATTGCACGCCAGAACAAGCGCAGAAAAAAATTTGGGGCTATACGATCGCTAACGATATCACGGCGCGAGATTTACAAAGGCAGGATAGTCAGTGGACGCGAGCCAAAGGATTTGATACCTTTTGCCCCCTTGGTCCCTGGATCGTCCGAGAAATCAATCCATCTGCCCAACTACAGACATTTTTAAACGATAATCCCCAACCCGTACAATCTGCCAGCATCGAAGAAATGGTCTATTCTCCATCTGTCCTCGTGTCCTACATCAGTCAAGTTATGACGCTGTTACCTGGGGATGTCGTCTTGACTGGAACTCCTCCTGGGGTAGGAGTGCTGAATGCAGGCGATCGCATCCGCGTTGAGATTGAAGGGATTGGTCGCTTAGAAAATACTGTAATTTTAAGGTACGCCAACGAGAATTCTGAATCGACAATTCAAAACTTATGA